The proteins below are encoded in one region of Lactuca sativa cultivar Salinas chromosome 3, Lsat_Salinas_v11, whole genome shotgun sequence:
- the LOC111876379 gene encoding PWWP domain-containing protein 1 translates to MKCEGFKLLSNLRNRERFMEKKKEKQFNVGDLVWAKVNCYPWWPSIIYDEALTSSHVQQAKKEGLMLVSFFGDNSYNWLDPKKLLHFESNFSMYSNRSSSRLFLKAVNEAVYELNHRAALGLTCPCLFFSSYRPASVEGFLEVDIDGYSTGGVYSVQQIEGFRQEFQPLQTLSFVQQLALDPTNVHQDPSILKEVARVLAFRKAKYAEVDEPYFLAFGVQPQRLVDPSMTSNQQETALLQAPPPPLADDEKKPTIKLQKKKKRRLASSKPNATKTSDKVKRNLHHDSEDDVHEKKRQVKVEIINKKLDIISTTTNDDKQQPDQPQPEAATTTTKCELPLKKWQRRRSVSSIGGPKLALVLSSERERERERKNEGKSGGISIVEKGPTMVLSMKFPPDAALPSVSELKAKFAKFGPMDISGVRVSYLKSRCQVVFMNKSDAQKAYEHVVKFKNMFGQTHVSYRLHPFGNSIKEAKEGGSKETALVTSSHMQQQQQLLNQETTYANKYQKAAEVNQGSVDISDKMIYLLNECNRIVFELNQF, encoded by the exons ATGAAATGTGAGGGCTTTAAACTACTTAGCAATTTGAGAAACAGAGAAAGATtcatggagaagaagaaggagaagcaaTTCAATGTGGGAGATTTGGTTTGGGCGAAAGTTAATTGTTACCCTTGGTGGCCTAGCATCATTTACGATGAAGCCCTAACAAGTAGTCATGTTCAACAAGCAAAGAAAGAAGGTTTGATGCTTGTTTCATTTTTTGGCGACAATTCCTATAATTGGTTAGATCCAAAGAAACTCCTTCATTTTGAATCGAATTTTAGCATGTATTCAAATCGATCTAGTTCTCGTTTATTCTTGAAAGCCGTGAATGAAGCAGTTTATGAGCTCAATCACAGAGCTGCTCTAGGATTGACTTGTCCTTGCCTATTTTTTTCATCGTATAGACCTGCATCTGTAGAAGGTTTTCTAGAAGTTGATATTGATGGATATAGCACTGGAGGGGTTTATTCAGTGCAACAGATTGAAGGGTTCAGACAAGAATTCCAACCACTTCAAACACTTTCGTTTGTCCAGCAACTGGCTTTGGATCCCACAAATGTGCATCAGGATCCTAGCATTTTAAAGGAGGTAGCTAGAGTTCTTGCTTTTCGTAAAGCAAAATATGCAGAGGTTGATGAACCTTATTTTCTTGCATTTGGGGTGCAACCTCAACGGCTGGTAGATCCTAGCATGACCTCAAATCAACAGGAGACAGCTTTACTTCAAG CTCCACCTCCACCTCTAGCTGACGATGAGAAAAAGCCTacaatcaaactccaaaagaaaaagaaaagacgCCTTGCATCCTCAAAACCAAATGCTACTAAAACAAGTGACAAGGTGAAAAGGAATCTGCATCATGATTCTGAAGATGATGTTCATGAGAAGAAGAGACAGGTGAAGGTTGAGATTATTAATAAAAAGCTGGATATCATTTCCACCACCACCAATGATGATAAGCAGCAGCCAGATCAACCTCAACCTGAGGCCGCAACCACAACCACAAAATGTGAGCTGCCATTGAAGAAGTGGCAGAGAAGGAGATCAGTCAGCAGTATAGGGGGTCCAAAATTGGCTTTGGTGTTGTCTTccgaaagagaaagagaaagagaaagaaagaatgAAGGGAAGAGTGGTGGCATTAGCATAGTAGAAAAGGGGCCGACAATGGTCCTATCAATGAAGTTCCCTCCAGATGCTGCTCTACCATCAGTTTCAGAACTGAAAGCCAAGTTTGCTAAATTTGGGCCAATGGACATATCAGGTGTTCGTGTCAGTTATCTCAAATCAAGATGCCAGGTGGTGTTTATGAACAAGTCTGATGCCCAGAAAGCCTATGAGCATGTGGTCAAGTTCAAGAATATGTTTGGTCAAACTCACGTCTCCTACAGATTACATCCTTTTGGCAACAGCATAAAAGAAGCAAAAGAAGGCGGCAGCAAGGAAACTGCGCTTGTTACCTCTTCACAtatgcagcagcagcagcagctgtTGAATCAAGAAACAACGTATGCAAACAAGTATCAGAAAGCAGCAGAGGTGAACCAAGGAAGTGTTGACATTTCTGATAAGATGATATATCTGCTTAATGAATGCAACCGTATTGTGTTTGAACTGAATCAATTTTAG